The segment CTGTTGCGCCACATAGTCCTCTGGGTGGCCCTGTTAGGGGCCTCGGTGGCCACCAGAGAAAACCGGCACATCTCCATTGACCTTCTTTCCGGACGTTTGGGGGACCGAAGCCGAATTTGGTTAAGGATTTTTATCAATCTCTTCGCCGCGGCAGTCTGTTTCATCCTGGTCCGGCCGGCCATCGAGTTTGTGCAACTTGAATATCAAGCCGGAAAAATTCTGGCCCTCGGCATCCCCATTTGGGCCTCACAATGCATCATGCCGGTCATGTTGACGGTATTAGGCCTTCGTTTCCTTGGCAAGGCATGGGAGGCCTTTAACAAAGAGGTTAAGCCTTGATCTCGACATAAGGCTGGCAACAATGACAAGCTCGTAAAAAGTCTGAGAGAGCCCATTTCCGTCATTCCCGTGAAAACGGGAATCCAGTGTTTTCAATTTGTTACATATGGTCTGGATTTCCGTCCCCGATTAAGGCATTCGAGGACAGGCTCTACGCGGGAATGACGAGTTTTTACATAGGCATCAACCATGAAATATGAAAATAACGAATATCGAATATCGAATGCTGAATGTCGAAGGAAAGTCGAAACAAATCCCTTCTTGATTCGAAATTCGATGTTCGATATTCATTATTCGTATTAGAGGTTCTTCATGGCCATTCTCTCCTCCCTATTAACCATCCTCCTGGCCCTCCTGGGCACCCCCTTATTTATCGTCATTGCCGCCGGCGGCCTGATCTTTCTCTACACCAATGGGATAGATTTGGCAGCCATGATTATTGAGCTATACAAGCTGGCCCACACCCCTATGCTGGTGGCCCTTCCCCTCTTTGCCATGGCCGGCTATATCCTGGCCGCCAGTAAGGCGCCGGACCGTCTGGTCCGCCTATCCGACGCCCTTCTGGGTTGGATGCCGGGAGGATTGGCTATAATCGCCTTAATCGCCTCGGCCATTTTTACCGCCCTGACCGGGGCTACCGGACTGACCATCGTCGCCCTGGGCGGGCTTCTGTTTCCGGCCTTGAAGATGCAGAGGTATCCGGAAAAATTTTCGCTGGGGCTCTTAACCACCTCGGGTACCTTGGGTTTGCTTTTTCCCCCCAGCTTGCCCCTGATCCTCTATGGGGTGGTGGCCCAAGTCAGTATTGATCAATTGTTCCTGGCCGGGATCCTGCCCGGCTTGGTTATGGTCTTCCTTTTAGCCCTTTTCAGCGCCTGGAAGGGCCACCGGGCCAAGGTGGACAGGCCAAGATTCACCTTTCAGGAAGTCGGGAAGGCCCTGGGACAATCGATCTGGGAGGTCCCCCTGCCCTTTGTGGTTCTGGGCGGCATTTATACCGGGATTGTGGCCATCAGCGAGGCAGCGGTCCTGACCGTCCTCTATGTTCTGATCATTGAAGTCGGGGTCTATCGGGATATCAAGATCCGGGAGCTTTTCCCCGTCATCTTAAAAAGTTCCATCCTGGTCGGCGGCATCCTGATTATCCTTGGGGTCTCCTTCGGACTGACCAATACCCTGATCAACGAAGAGATCCCCATGAAGGTCCTGGATTTTTTAAAAACCCATGTCCAGAGTCCGTTGACCTTTCTACTCTGGTTGAACCTGTTTCTCCTGGGGGCCGGTTGCTTTTTGGGTATGTTTCCGGCCCTGATCGTTCTGGTCCCTTTGATCGTGCCCGTGGCCCAGGCTTACGACCTCCATCCCGTCCATCTGGGTATCATTTTATTGACCAACCTGGAGATCGG is part of the Deltaproteobacteria bacterium genome and harbors:
- a CDS encoding TRAP transporter small permease; protein product: MPPLPSPRKRFFFFLQRTEEILLVFFLLSMVLLGFLQILFRNVISIGLVWIDPLLRHIVLWVALLGASVATRENRHISIDLLSGRLGDRSRIWLRIFINLFAAAVCFILVRPAIEFVQLEYQAGKILALGIPIWASQCIMPVMLTVLGLRFLGKAWEAFNKEVKP
- a CDS encoding TRAP transporter large permease subunit codes for the protein MAILSSLLTILLALLGTPLFIVIAAGGLIFLYTNGIDLAAMIIELYKLAHTPMLVALPLFAMAGYILAASKAPDRLVRLSDALLGWMPGGLAIIALIASAIFTALTGATGLTIVALGGLLFPALKMQRYPEKFSLGLLTTSGTLGLLFPPSLPLILYGVVAQVSIDQLFLAGILPGLVMVFLLALFSAWKGHRAKVDRPRFTFQEVGKALGQSIWEVPLPFVVLGGIYTGIVAISEAAVLTVLYVLIIEVGVYRDIKIRELFPVILKSSILVGGILIILGVSFGLTNTLINEEIPMKVLDFLKTHVQSPLTFLLWLNLFLLGAGCFLGMFPALIVLVPLIVPVAQAYDLHPVHLGIILLTNLEIGASLPPVGINLFVSSIRFERPVLDLYRASIPFIVILLITLLLITYLPVLSLIFL